Genomic window (Trueperaceae bacterium):
CCGGGAACCGAACCCGGCTGATGGAGGCGCTGCAGGACGAGTACGATCTCACCCTCGAGGAGGCAGGAGTAGAGGTCGACCGCTGGGCCGACACCGTGAGCGAGCATGGGGCGCCGGGGGCCAAGACGTCGGAGTAAGGCGAACCGGCTGGCCGGATCCTCTGCTGCAGCGGTGGAGGAACGCTGTGAGTCGATACGGGCTCGCGCGTGCGGGGTACCGGTGCGAAGGGTGTCCGTTCGATTGACAAGGCCAGTGAAGCCGCTTAGCATTCTCTGGATGAAACGGAACGCGTACAGCCAGCGACTACCAGGGAGGGCCGGGCACTAGCTGGAGCACGAGTCCGAACTCTCTGCTGGCTGCCGCGGCCCGACCACCCTGGTCGGGCCGTCTTCCGTTGGCTTCCAGGAGGAGAAGCGTCAGCATCTATACTGGAGTGATCATGGCGAATACCAGCGAAGCGGCAGCGCCGGCCAAGTCGGCGACCCGCTACGAACCCTCGAAGATCGAACCGAAGTGGCAGAAGCGCTGGCAGGAGCAGGGCATCTACGTCACCGACCTGGAGAGCGACAGGCCGCGCTACTACTTCCTGACCATGTATCCGTACCCCTCCGGCAACCTCCACGTGGGCCACTGGTATGCCGAAGCCCCGGCCGATGCCGCAGCCCGCTACCGGCGCATGCGGGGCTTCAACGTGCTCTTCCCCATGGGTTTCGACGCCTTCGGCCTGCCCGCCGAGAACGCCGCCGTGAACGCCGCACGGGAGGGTAAGGAGGTCCATCCGGCTAGGCTCACCTACGAGCGGATCGCCTACATGGAGCAGCAGTTCCGCAAGATGGGCGCCATGTTCGACTGGACCCGCAAGGTGGTGACCTGCGACCCGGAGTACTACCGCTGGAACCAGTGGTTCTTCATCAAGATGTTCGAGCGCGGGCTCGCCTACCGTAAGGAGTCGTACGTCAACTGGGACCCGGTCGACCAGACGGTGCTCGCCAACGAGCAGGTCATCGACGGCCGCGGCGACCGCAGTGGCGCGCTGGTGGAGCGGCGCCTCATGCCGCAGTGGCACCTCAAGATCACCGAATACGCCGACGAACTGCTCGACTTCTCCGGCCTCGACTGGCCGGAACGGGTGCGGCTCATGCAGACGAACTGGATCGGCCGCTCCGAGGGCGCCCAGGTGGTGTTCGAAAGCGAACAGGGCGACCCGATCGAGATCTTCACGACCCGTCCGGACACCCTCTGGGGAGCCACCTTCATGGTCCTCGCCCCCGAGCACCCGTTGGTCGCGAAGCTCACCACCGATGATCGCCGGGCCGCCGTCGAGGCGTACGTCGCGCGCAGCGAGAGGACCAGCGAGATCGACCGTCAGGCCGAGGGGCGCGAGAAGACCGGTGAGTTCATCGGCGCCTACGCGGTCAACCCGGTCAACGGCGCGCGTATCCCCATCTGGATAGCCGACTATGTCCTCATGACTTACGGTACCGGCGCGATCATGGCGGTTCCGGCTCACGACGAGCGCGACTTCGAGTTCGCCCGTAAGTTCGGCCTCGAGATCGTGCCGGTCATCGCTCCCCCGGGCGGGGAACTCGACGGGACCACGATGACGGAGGCGTACTCGGGCGACGGCGTGATGGTGAACTCGGGCGAGTTCGACGGCACGCCGGCGGGCAAAGGCGAGGGCGATGGCGGTATCTCGAAGGTCACCGGTTGGCTCGAGGAACGCGGCATCGGCGAACGGAAGATCACCTACCGCCTGCGCGACTGGCTGATCTCCCGTCAGCGCTATTGGGGCACCCCAATCCCGATGGTGTATTGCGAGTCGTGTGGCGTGGTGCCGGAGAAGCTCGAGAACCTCCCGGTCGAACTTCCCCAGGATGTCGAGTTCATGCCCACAGGCGAGTCCCC
Coding sequences:
- the leuS gene encoding leucine--tRNA ligase, yielding MANTSEAAAPAKSATRYEPSKIEPKWQKRWQEQGIYVTDLESDRPRYYFLTMYPYPSGNLHVGHWYAEAPADAAARYRRMRGFNVLFPMGFDAFGLPAENAAVNAAREGKEVHPARLTYERIAYMEQQFRKMGAMFDWTRKVVTCDPEYYRWNQWFFIKMFERGLAYRKESYVNWDPVDQTVLANEQVIDGRGDRSGALVERRLMPQWHLKITEYADELLDFSGLDWPERVRLMQTNWIGRSEGAQVVFESEQGDPIEIFTTRPDTLWGATFMVLAPEHPLVAKLTTDDRRAAVEAYVARSERTSEIDRQAEGREKTGEFIGAYAVNPVNGARIPIWIADYVLMTYGTGAIMAVPAHDERDFEFARKFGLEIVPVIAPPGGELDGTTMTEAYSGDGVMVNSGEFDGTPAGKGEGDGGISKVTGWLEERGIGERKITYRLRDWLISRQRYWGTPIPMVYCESCGVVPEKLENLPVELPQDVEFMPTGESPLKHHLGFLNTTCPNCGEPAKRETDTMDTFMDSSWYWFRYLSPHMDEAPFDKHLAERWTPVDTYTGGIEHAILHLLYARFFTKVIRDMGLIDSDEPFLRLRNQGMILGEDNEKMSKSRGNVVDPDDLVATYGADSVRAYLMFIGPWDQGGPWNPKGIEGVTRFLNRVWNVVMEEAEDRPAGNGDAEELRRAVHKAIKEATEDFEAFAFNTAIAELMTLQNTMSRLKSRELGALPEWAEAVEALLLLLAPIAPHISEELWERTGRAGSVHLQSWPDYDEEALVADTVTIAVQVNGKVRGQVTVPANALEAEVLEAAKAERNVARYLADGQLVREIVVPGRLVNLVVK